A DNA window from Streptococcus sp. LPB0220 contains the following coding sequences:
- the vicK gene encoding cell wall metabolism sensor histidine kinase VicK codes for MIDQLKQFVMSSNFVFVLITVGFIIVVALLLLENRRDNIKLRQLNAKIKDLIAGDYSEVVDMQGSPELTDMTNSINDLSEVIRLTHENLEQETKRLTSILSYMTDGVLATNRRGQIIMVNEMAAKQLNVNPDEVLNTSILDLLSLGDDYDLRSLITEVPELTIDSQDENGEYLSLRVRFALIRRESGFISGLVAVLHDTTEQDKEERERRLFVSNVSHELRTPLTSVKSYLEALDDGALSEPVAPDFVKVSLNETNRMMRMVTDLLSLSRIDNETSQLDIELTNFTAFITFILNRFDKIKSQSQEDTKKYELIREYPITPIWVEIDTDKMTQVIDNILNNAIKYSPDGGKIKVGMKTTDAQLIISISDEGLGIPKKDLPRIFDRFYRVDKARSRAQGGTGLGLAIAKEIIKQHKGFIWAKSEYGKGSTFTIVLPYDKDAIKDDWDTEEEE; via the coding sequence ATGATTGATCAACTAAAACAATTTGTAATGTCGTCGAACTTTGTCTTTGTTCTGATTACGGTTGGGTTTATCATTGTGGTAGCCTTGCTTTTGCTAGAAAACCGTAGGGACAATATCAAGCTCAGACAATTAAACGCCAAAATTAAGGATCTGATTGCAGGGGACTATTCCGAAGTGGTCGACATGCAAGGAAGTCCAGAACTGACGGATATGACCAATAGTATCAATGATCTGTCGGAGGTTATTCGCCTGACGCATGAAAACTTGGAACAAGAAACCAAGCGTTTGACCAGTATCCTTTCTTATATGACAGATGGGGTGCTTGCGACCAACAGACGCGGTCAGATCATCATGGTCAATGAAATGGCAGCCAAGCAATTGAATGTTAATCCAGATGAGGTTCTCAATACCAGTATTCTTGATTTGCTTTCGCTTGGAGACGACTATGATCTGCGAAGCTTGATTACTGAAGTACCAGAGTTAACCATCGATTCCCAGGATGAAAATGGGGAGTACTTAAGCCTTCGTGTGCGCTTTGCCTTGATTCGTCGCGAGTCAGGTTTTATCTCTGGTCTGGTAGCTGTCTTGCACGATACGACAGAGCAGGACAAGGAAGAACGGGAACGTCGCCTCTTTGTCTCCAATGTGAGTCATGAACTGCGAACACCTTTGACCAGTGTGAAATCCTATCTGGAAGCCCTAGATGATGGCGCTTTGTCAGAGCCGGTGGCACCAGATTTTGTCAAGGTTTCACTGAATGAAACCAACCGCATGATGCGTATGGTCACAGATCTTTTGAGCTTGTCACGAATCGATAATGAAACTAGTCAGTTGGACATCGAGTTGACCAACTTTACAGCCTTTATTACCTTTATTTTAAACCGGTTTGATAAGATCAAGAGTCAATCGCAAGAAGATACCAAGAAGTATGAACTGATCCGTGAATATCCAATCACCCCGATTTGGGTTGAAATAGATACGGATAAAATGACCCAGGTAATCGACAATATCTTGAACAATGCCATCAAATACTCACCCGATGGTGGGAAAATCAAGGTAGGGATGAAAACAACAGATGCCCAGTTGATTATCTCTATCTCAGATGAGGGCTTGGGAATTCCCAAGAAAGACTTGCCACGCATTTTTGATCGCTTTTACCGAGTGGATAAGGCGCGTAGCCGGGCCCAAGGTGGGACTGGTCTGGGCTTAGCCATTGCTAAGGAGATCATTAAGCAACACAAAGGCTTTATTTGGGCCAAGAGTGAATATGGTAAGGGATCTACCTTTACCATTGTCTTGCCGTACGACAAAGATGCGATTAAAGACGACTGGGATACAGAAGAGGAAGAATAA
- a CDS encoding glycosyltransferase family 4 protein, whose translation MKVLLYLEGKSVLQKSGIGRALQHQMHALDLAGIPYTTDILGDYDVVHINTYGPRSFLLLHAAKRRGKKVIMHGHSTREDFENSFIGSNFFAPLFGKYLAHMYQKADYVITPSEYSKHLIQSYGVTTPIIAVSNGIDLEKYKKDPKKEEVFRKHFNIQEGQKVVICAGLYFKRKGIEDFVEVARRMPDVRFIWLGSINKWIIPRKIRRIVEKDHPSNVEFPGYFKGAVFQGAMTGSDAFFFPSYEETEGIVVLEALASHQHTVLRDIPVYNGWIDETSSELCHNVDEFVDSLNKVLNGQVDKREAGYKVAESRSIDLVAYQLVEAYQTVLEM comes from the coding sequence ATGAAAGTTTTACTGTATTTAGAAGGAAAATCCGTATTACAAAAATCAGGAATTGGTCGAGCCTTGCAGCATCAAATGCATGCGCTGGATTTGGCTGGGATTCCGTATACGACAGATATTTTAGGAGATTATGATGTGGTGCATATCAATACCTATGGCCCACGGAGTTTCCTTTTGCTCCATGCAGCAAAGCGTCGTGGAAAGAAAGTCATCATGCATGGCCATTCAACCCGTGAGGATTTTGAAAATTCCTTTATCGGGTCTAACTTTTTTGCGCCCTTGTTTGGGAAGTATTTGGCTCACATGTACCAAAAGGCAGACTATGTGATCACGCCATCTGAGTATTCCAAACACCTGATTCAGTCTTATGGGGTGACCACACCGATTATCGCGGTTTCCAATGGAATTGATTTGGAAAAATACAAGAAGGATCCGAAAAAAGAAGAAGTCTTTCGCAAGCATTTTAATATCCAAGAAGGCCAAAAGGTTGTCATCTGTGCAGGGCTTTATTTTAAACGCAAAGGGATTGAAGATTTCGTAGAAGTGGCTCGTCGCATGCCGGATGTGCGCTTTATCTGGCTAGGTTCTATCAACAAATGGATCATTCCGCGTAAGATTCGTCGTATCGTGGAAAAGGATCATCCAAGTAATGTGGAATTCCCTGGCTACTTCAAGGGAGCGGTCTTCCAAGGGGCCATGACGGGTTCAGATGCTTTCTTCTTCCCATCTTATGAAGAAACAGAAGGAATCGTTGTTTTGGAAGCCTTGGCCAGTCATCAGCACACGGTCTTGCGGGATATTCCAGTATACAATGGCTGGATCGACGAGACGTCTTCTGAATTGTGCCATAATGTAGACGAATTTGTGGATTCCTTGAACAAGGTCTTGAACGGACAAGTAGACAAGCGGGAGGCGGGCTACAAGGTCGCTGAAAGTCGTTCGATCGACTTAGTGGCTTATCAATTGGTCGAAGCCTATCAAACAGTTTTGGAGATGTAA
- the yycF gene encoding response regulator YycF: protein MKKILVVDDEKPISDIIKFNMAKEGYEVLTAFDGREALEVFAAENPDIIILDLMLPEIDGLEVARTIRKTSNVPIIVLSAKDTEFDKVIGLEIGADDYVTKPFSNRELQARVKALLRRSEFAADPQLENEADTEIVIGDLHILPDAFLVQKGNKELDLTHREFELLYHLATHVGQVMTREHLLETVWGYDYFGDVRTVDVTVRRLREKIEDTPGRPEYILTRRGVGYYMRNND, encoded by the coding sequence ATGAAAAAAATATTAGTAGTTGATGATGAAAAACCAATTTCAGATATTATCAAATTTAACATGGCAAAAGAAGGCTATGAGGTATTGACAGCCTTTGATGGTCGGGAAGCTTTAGAGGTCTTTGCGGCTGAAAATCCGGATATCATTATTCTAGATTTGATGTTGCCAGAGATTGATGGCTTGGAAGTGGCGCGGACGATTCGTAAGACTAGCAATGTGCCGATCATTGTCCTATCTGCTAAGGATACGGAATTTGATAAGGTCATTGGGCTTGAAATCGGGGCGGATGACTATGTAACCAAACCCTTCTCGAATCGGGAATTGCAAGCGCGTGTGAAAGCCTTGTTGCGTCGTTCGGAGTTTGCGGCTGATCCTCAACTTGAAAATGAGGCCGATACGGAAATTGTCATTGGTGATCTTCACATTCTTCCAGATGCTTTCTTGGTTCAAAAAGGCAACAAAGAATTGGACTTGACCCATCGCGAATTTGAATTGCTCTATCACCTTGCGACCCATGTCGGTCAAGTGATGACCCGTGAACACCTTCTTGAGACGGTGTGGGGCTATGATTACTTTGGTGATGTTCGGACAGTGGACGTGACAGTTCGTCGTTTGCGTGAAAAAATCGAGGACACACCGGGACGTCCAGAATATATCTTGACCCGCCGTGGTGTCGGATATTATATGAGAAACAATGATTGA
- a CDS encoding class I SAM-dependent methyltransferase, translating into MLTEFLIKQSQKPSGLIGRVITKIWSFYFKKLSLWAIKQTTISDNYRILEIGYGGGSTIKNLLALNKNLEIHGIDISKESYRTAQRVHSDSIRKGSVQLKIGNVENMPYQNNYFDRIFAIQTHIFWKDIKKSFQEVYRVMSSNSTLIIASEKEKIHYHMTDYRTSHEFSQLLTSIGFSKIEEKQNRNWILYTVYK; encoded by the coding sequence ATGTTAACTGAATTTCTTATTAAGCAGTCTCAAAAACCTAGTGGTCTTATTGGTAGAGTCATCACAAAAATATGGTCATTCTATTTTAAAAAACTTAGTCTTTGGGCGATTAAACAGACTACTATTTCAGATAATTATAGAATTTTAGAAATTGGTTACGGTGGCGGGAGTACTATCAAGAACCTTCTTGCTTTAAATAAAAATCTTGAGATTCATGGTATTGATATTTCTAAGGAATCATATAGAACTGCCCAACGTGTTCATTCAGATTCCATAAGAAAAGGTAGTGTCCAACTTAAGATTGGAAATGTGGAGAATATGCCTTATCAAAATAACTATTTTGATAGAATATTTGCTATTCAGACCCATATTTTTTGGAAGGATATAAAAAAGAGTTTTCAAGAAGTTTATAGAGTCATGTCCAGCAATTCTACTTTGATAATTGCTTCTGAAAAAGAAAAAATACATTATCATATGACAGATTATCGTACAAGTCATGAATTTAGTCAGTTACTAACAAGTATTGGTTTTTCAAAAATTGAGGAAAAACAGAATCGCAATTGGATTTTGTATACCGTATATAAATAA
- the thrS gene encoding threonine--tRNA ligase: MIKITFPDGAVREFESGVTTFEIAQSISNSLAKKALAGKFNGKLIDTTRAITEDGSIEIVTPDHEDALPILRHSAAHLFAQAARRLFPDIHLGVGPAIEDGFYYDTDNQAGQISNEDLPRIEEEMKKIVKENFPSVREEVTKDEAREIFKNDPYKLELIEEHSEDEGGLTIYRQGEYVDLCRGPHVPSTGRIQIFHLLNVAGAYWRGNSDNAMMQRIYGTAWFDKKDLKNYLQMREEAKERDHRKLGKELDLFMISQEVGQGLPFWLPNGATIRRELERYIVDKEVAAGYQHVYTPPIASVELYKTSGHWDHYREDMFPPMDMGDGEEFVLRPMNCPHHIEVYKHHVHSYRELPIRIAEIGMMHRYEKSGALTGLQRVREMSLNDGHTFVAPEQIEEEFKKILQLIIDVYEDFNLTDYRFRLSYRDPEDKHKYFDNDEMWENAQRMLKAAVDDMGVEYYEAEGEAAFYGPKLDIQVKTALGKEETLSTIQLDFLLPERFDLHYIGADGEEHRPVMIHRGVISTMERFTAILIENYKGAFPTWLAPHQVTLIPVSNEKHVDYAWEVAKKLRDRGVRADVDERNEKMQFKIRASQTQKIPYQLIVGDKEMEEQAVNVRRYGQKETETMPVDTFVELILADIANKSRVEK, translated from the coding sequence ATGATTAAGATTACTTTCCCAGATGGCGCTGTTCGTGAATTCGAATCTGGCGTTACTACTTTTGAAATTGCCCAATCTATCAGCAATTCTTTGGCTAAAAAAGCTCTTGCTGGTAAATTCAACGGCAAATTGATTGACACAACTCGTGCTATCACTGAAGATGGAAGCATTGAAATCGTGACACCTGATCACGAAGACGCTCTTCCCATCTTGCGTCACTCAGCAGCTCACTTGTTTGCCCAAGCAGCTCGTCGCCTCTTCCCAGATATCCACTTGGGTGTTGGTCCAGCGATTGAAGATGGTTTCTACTACGATACAGACAACCAAGCTGGTCAAATCTCTAACGAAGACCTTCCTCGTATCGAAGAAGAAATGAAGAAAATCGTGAAAGAAAACTTCCCATCTGTTCGTGAAGAAGTGACCAAAGATGAAGCGCGTGAAATCTTCAAAAATGATCCGTACAAATTAGAATTGATCGAAGAACATTCAGAAGACGAAGGTGGGTTGACCATCTACCGTCAAGGTGAATACGTTGACCTTTGCCGTGGACCACACGTCCCATCAACTGGTCGCATCCAAATCTTCCACCTTCTGAACGTTGCTGGTGCTTACTGGCGTGGGAATAGCGACAATGCGATGATGCAACGGATCTATGGTACTGCTTGGTTTGACAAGAAAGACTTGAAGAACTACCTTCAAATGCGTGAAGAAGCTAAGGAACGTGACCACCGTAAACTTGGTAAAGAGCTTGACCTCTTCATGATTTCTCAAGAAGTTGGTCAAGGTCTTCCATTCTGGTTGCCAAATGGTGCGACCATCCGTCGTGAGTTGGAACGCTATATCGTTGATAAAGAAGTAGCAGCAGGCTACCAACACGTCTACACTCCACCAATTGCTTCTGTAGAACTGTATAAAACTTCAGGTCACTGGGATCACTACCGTGAAGACATGTTCCCACCAATGGATATGGGGGATGGAGAAGAGTTTGTTCTTCGTCCAATGAACTGTCCTCACCACATTGAAGTCTACAAACATCATGTGCACTCTTACCGTGAATTGCCAATCCGTATCGCTGAAATCGGTATGATGCACCGTTATGAAAAATCTGGTGCTTTGACTGGTCTTCAACGTGTGCGTGAAATGTCTCTGAATGATGGTCATACTTTTGTGGCTCCAGAACAAATCGAGGAAGAATTCAAGAAGATCCTTCAATTGATCATCGATGTTTATGAAGACTTTAACTTGACAGATTATCGTTTCCGCTTGTCTTACCGTGATCCTGAAGACAAACACAAATACTTTGATAACGATGAAATGTGGGAAAATGCTCAACGCATGTTGAAAGCAGCCGTTGATGATATGGGTGTTGAGTACTATGAAGCTGAAGGAGAAGCAGCCTTCTACGGACCAAAATTGGATATCCAAGTGAAAACAGCTCTTGGTAAAGAAGAAACTCTTTCTACGATCCAATTGGACTTCTTGCTTCCAGAACGCTTTGATCTTCATTACATTGGAGCAGACGGGGAAGAACACCGTCCAGTCATGATCCACCGTGGGGTAATCTCAACCATGGAACGCTTTACTGCGATCTTGATTGAAAACTACAAGGGAGCTTTCCCAACCTGGCTTGCCCCTCACCAAGTAACTCTCATCCCAGTATCGAACGAAAAACACGTGGACTACGCTTGGGAAGTAGCTAAGAAACTTCGTGACCGTGGTGTCCGTGCCGATGTAGACGAACGCAATGAGAAAATGCAGTTCAAGATTCGTGCTTCTCAAACTCAAAAAATTCCTTACCAATTAATCGTTGGTGACAAGGAAATGGAAGAGCAGGCTGTAAACGTTCGCCGTTATGGTCAAAAAGAAACAGAAACCATGCCGGTAGATACATTTGTAGAATTGATTCTTGCAGATATTGCAAATAAATCTCGTGTTGAGAAATAA
- a CDS encoding MBL fold metallo-hydrolase, whose product MTEEGFKYSILASGSSGNSFYLETPKKKLLIDAGLSGKKITGLLAEIDRKPEDLDAILITHEHSDHIHGVGVLARKYGMDLYANEATWKAMEGTKYLGKVDDAQKHIFEMGKTMTFGDIDIESFGVSHDAAAPQFYRLMKDGKSFVMLTDTGYVSDRLAGIVADADGYLIESNHDVEILRAGSYAWRLKQRILSDLGHLSNEDGADAMIRTLGNRTKKIYLGHLSKENNIKELAHMTMENQLARADLAVGHDFEVLDTSPDTATPLTKI is encoded by the coding sequence ATGACAGAAGAGGGATTTAAGTACAGTATTTTAGCTTCAGGTTCTAGTGGAAATTCTTTCTACCTTGAGACACCAAAGAAAAAACTGCTCATTGATGCAGGTCTCTCAGGGAAAAAGATTACGGGACTATTGGCTGAAATTGATCGCAAACCAGAAGATTTAGATGCCATTCTGATTACGCACGAACACTCAGACCATATCCATGGTGTGGGTGTTTTAGCGAGGAAATATGGTATGGATCTATATGCTAATGAAGCCACTTGGAAGGCTATGGAAGGGACCAAGTATCTAGGAAAGGTCGATGATGCTCAAAAGCATATCTTTGAAATGGGCAAGACCATGACTTTCGGAGATATTGATATTGAGAGCTTTGGCGTTAGTCACGATGCTGCAGCCCCTCAATTTTATCGCTTGATGAAGGATGGGAAGAGCTTTGTCATGCTGACGGATACGGGCTATGTGAGCGATCGCTTGGCAGGTATTGTCGCGGATGCGGATGGCTATCTGATTGAGTCCAACCATGATGTAGAGATCCTTCGAGCAGGTTCGTATGCTTGGCGCTTGAAGCAGCGGATCTTGTCTGATTTAGGCCACCTTTCTAACGAAGACGGTGCGGATGCCATGATCCGAACCTTGGGGAATCGCACCAAGAAGATTTATTTGGGACATTTGTCAAAAGAGAACAATATCAAAGAATTGGCCCATATGACCATGGAGAATCAACTGGCCAGAGCAGATCTAGCAGTCGGTCATGATTTTGAGGTGCTGGATACCTCACCAGACACCGCGACTCCTTTGACGAAGATATAA
- the ccpA gene encoding catabolite control protein A: MNTDDTVTIYDVAREAGVSMATVSRVVNGNKNVKENTRKKVLEVIERLDYRPNAVARGLASKKTTTVGVVIPNITNSYFSTLAKGIDDIAEMYKYNIVLANSDEDDDKEVSVVNNLFSKQVDGIIFMGYHLTEKIRSEFSRSRTPVVLAGTVDVEHQLPSVNIDYKQATVDAVTQLVKHNKKIAFVSGPLVDDINGKIRLTGYKEALKAKKLSYSEGLVFESKYRYDEGYNLAERIIASKATAAFVTGDELAAGLLNGLSDHGIKVPEDFEIITSDDSQVTRYTRPNLSTIGQPLYDLGAISMRMLTKIMHKEELEEREVLLSHTINQRGTTKK, translated from the coding sequence ATGAATACAGACGATACAGTTACAATTTATGATGTCGCCCGTGAAGCAGGGGTTTCAATGGCAACCGTTAGTCGTGTAGTAAATGGAAATAAAAACGTTAAAGAAAATACACGTAAAAAAGTTTTAGAAGTGATCGAACGCTTGGATTACCGTCCAAATGCTGTTGCGCGTGGTCTTGCTAGCAAGAAAACCACAACAGTCGGTGTTGTGATTCCAAACATCACGAATAGCTATTTCTCTACATTGGCTAAGGGGATCGATGACATTGCTGAAATGTACAAGTACAATATTGTTCTTGCAAATAGCGATGAAGACGATGACAAAGAAGTTTCAGTGGTAAATAACCTTTTTTCAAAACAAGTGGATGGGATCATTTTCATGGGCTATCATTTGACAGAAAAGATTCGCTCAGAATTTTCACGCTCTCGTACGCCAGTTGTTCTTGCTGGTACAGTGGATGTTGAACACCAATTACCAAGTGTCAATATCGACTACAAGCAAGCGACTGTGGATGCTGTTACACAGTTGGTAAAACACAACAAGAAAATTGCTTTTGTAAGTGGCCCATTGGTGGATGATATCAATGGAAAAATTCGTTTGACAGGCTACAAAGAAGCTTTGAAAGCGAAAAAATTGAGCTACAGCGAAGGACTTGTGTTTGAATCCAAGTACCGTTACGATGAAGGTTATAACTTGGCAGAACGCATCATTGCGTCAAAAGCAACAGCTGCCTTTGTAACAGGGGATGAATTGGCTGCAGGTCTCTTGAACGGCTTGTCTGATCACGGTATCAAAGTACCAGAAGACTTTGAAATCATTACTAGTGATGATTCACAAGTAACTCGTTACACGCGTCCAAATCTATCAACGATTGGCCAACCCTTGTATGACCTTGGTGCGATTAGTATGCGTATGTTGACCAAGATCATGCACAAAGAAGAGTTGGAAGAACGCGAAGTACTGTTGTCTCATACGATCAACCAACGTGGAACGACCAAAAAATAA
- a CDS encoding DUF389 domain-containing protein, with product MSGNYSTREFREKLYDDLHVRLRDTMILMCSIFIASIGLNMNSTAVIIGAMLISPLMTPIIGLGFGLAIFDTRLIKQSLQVLFTQVLVSLLVSTLYFWISPLSYASSELIARTSPTIWDVLIAIAGGIAGVIGSRKKEANNIVPGVAIATALMPPICTAGYGLANGNVRFLFGALYLFLINCVFIMLINIVGTRIMMRQSPLSSFKELNMKMRIGLISLIVLLVLPASYSAVTLTMDQARKEGIKQFVGKEFANHTIINQVYKSSSNELVLTVVGDPISEEELETIRQKQDSYGIQSVQLKVNQVHNSTKLDSETTKEFYENIDKYIDQKLSEKDSQNDLVKENEADKD from the coding sequence ATGTCCGGAAACTATTCAACACGTGAATTCCGCGAGAAACTATATGATGACCTTCATGTTCGATTAAGAGATACAATGATTTTGATGTGTTCGATTTTTATTGCCTCTATAGGTCTAAATATGAATTCAACAGCTGTCATTATTGGAGCCATGCTGATTTCCCCTCTTATGACACCGATTATTGGACTGGGGTTTGGTTTAGCTATTTTTGATACGCGTTTAATCAAGCAATCTCTACAGGTTTTATTTACTCAAGTATTGGTCAGTTTGCTTGTCTCGACTCTATATTTCTGGATTTCTCCCTTATCTTATGCAAGTAGCGAATTGATTGCACGAACCTCTCCAACCATTTGGGATGTTCTCATTGCTATTGCGGGTGGGATAGCAGGTGTCATTGGTTCAAGAAAAAAAGAAGCAAACAATATCGTGCCAGGAGTAGCTATCGCAACAGCTCTGATGCCACCTATCTGCACTGCAGGCTATGGTTTAGCTAATGGAAATGTACGATTTTTATTTGGGGCTCTCTATCTTTTCTTGATCAACTGTGTCTTTATCATGCTAATCAATATTGTTGGAACAAGAATTATGATGAGACAATCTCCCTTAAGTTCATTTAAAGAGCTAAACATGAAAATGAGAATTGGGTTGATCTCCTTGATTGTATTATTGGTTCTTCCAGCCAGCTATTCAGCAGTCACTCTGACGATGGATCAAGCACGAAAAGAAGGGATCAAACAGTTTGTAGGAAAAGAGTTTGCCAATCATACGATCATTAATCAAGTCTACAAGTCAAGTAGCAATGAATTGGTCTTGACAGTTGTTGGAGATCCGATTTCAGAAGAAGAATTAGAAACCATTCGCCAAAAACAAGACTCTTACGGTATTCAATCTGTTCAATTGAAAGTCAATCAAGTACATAATTCGACAAAATTAGATAGTGAGACGACCAAGGAATTTTACGAAAACATTGACAAGTATATCGATCAAAAACTCTCTGAAAAAGATTCACAAAACGATCTCGTAAAAGAAAATGAAGCAGACAAGGATTGA
- a CDS encoding TetR/AcrR family transcriptional regulator has product MNQYQKTTEKKKQAIIQSALSLFKEKGFKETSIQSIAKVAEVSPVSIYNYFDKKDNLVALCINELFKDIIQEAENILLSNIDYKSKLNQALALCQKKISQQISNYFQEKTLEDPTFTKLMTKAIDEKKREIYRAYIELGKNENIIAKDLSTEVILNVMSALNSTGNHLSPNKNIEDETKQIHHILLYGILTNSRTI; this is encoded by the coding sequence ATGAATCAATATCAAAAAACAACAGAAAAAAAGAAGCAAGCTATTATTCAGTCTGCTCTTTCTTTATTTAAAGAAAAAGGGTTTAAAGAAACAAGTATACAATCAATTGCAAAAGTCGCAGAAGTTTCTCCTGTGTCAATCTACAATTACTTTGATAAGAAAGATAATTTAGTAGCTTTATGTATTAATGAATTGTTTAAAGACATCATACAAGAAGCTGAAAACATTCTACTCAGTAATATAGATTATAAATCAAAATTAAATCAAGCCTTAGCTTTATGTCAGAAAAAAATAAGCCAACAGATTTCTAACTACTTTCAAGAAAAAACGTTAGAGGATCCTACTTTTACGAAACTTATGACAAAAGCGATAGATGAGAAAAAGCGTGAAATATATCGTGCATATATTGAGCTAGGTAAAAATGAAAATATAATTGCTAAAGATTTGTCAACAGAGGTTATATTAAACGTCATGAGTGCTCTCAATAGCACAGGAAATCATCTATCTCCAAATAAAAACATAGAAGACGAAACAAAACAAATTCATCATATTTTGTTGTATGGTATTTTAACAAACTCTAGAACGATTTAA
- a CDS encoding glycosyltransferase family 4 protein, producing MRVGLFTDTYFPQVSGVATSIRTLKTELEKLGHTVFIFTTTDKDVNRYEDWQIIRIPSVPFFAFKDRRVAYRGFSKALAIAKQYQLDIIHTQTEFSLGLLGVWIGRELRIPVIHTYHTQYEDYVRYIARGMVIRPSMVKYIVRSYMNDLDGVICPSEIVYDLLQKYKVKAEKRIIPTGIDLAKFDRPEITPTETAALREKYEVAEDETLLLSLSRVSYEKNIQAVIAALPDVLKVNPKVKLIVAGDGPYLDDLKKQAAKLGISDAVVFTGMIPPNETALYYKAADFFISASTSETQGLTYLESIASGTPIIAHGNPYLDHVIDDPMFGKLFYEESDLAQAILEAIEEMPPIDETKWAEKIDDISAATFGRRVYEFYLDKIISKDFSNDLNPEQSRVKRMSKTIVKIPTKVIALPVNGSVKMMKASVKQVKKIRKITHFFD from the coding sequence ATGCGTGTAGGGTTATTTACAGATACCTATTTCCCGCAAGTTTCGGGAGTGGCGACCAGTATTCGGACGCTCAAAACAGAATTAGAAAAATTGGGTCACACGGTCTTTATCTTTACGACAACGGATAAAGATGTCAACCGCTATGAAGATTGGCAGATCATTCGGATTCCAAGTGTGCCTTTCTTCGCCTTTAAGGACCGCCGCGTTGCATATCGTGGCTTCTCAAAGGCGCTTGCCATTGCCAAGCAATACCAGCTGGATATTATCCATACCCAGACTGAGTTTTCACTGGGCCTTTTGGGAGTGTGGATTGGACGCGAGTTGCGGATTCCAGTCATTCATACCTACCATACCCAGTATGAGGACTATGTCCGCTATATTGCAAGAGGCATGGTCATTCGCCCAAGTATGGTCAAATACATTGTGAGAAGTTATATGAATGATCTGGACGGCGTGATCTGTCCTAGTGAGATCGTCTATGACTTGCTCCAAAAGTACAAGGTCAAGGCAGAAAAACGCATTATTCCGACAGGGATTGATTTGGCCAAGTTTGACCGACCAGAAATCACTCCGACAGAGACAGCAGCCCTTCGTGAAAAATATGAAGTCGCAGAAGATGAAACGCTTTTACTGAGTCTGTCGCGGGTTTCTTATGAAAAGAATATTCAGGCTGTTATTGCGGCTCTTCCTGATGTCCTCAAGGTCAATCCAAAAGTTAAGTTGATCGTGGCTGGAGATGGTCCTTATTTGGATGATTTGAAAAAACAAGCGGCGAAACTGGGGATTTCAGATGCGGTTGTCTTTACAGGGATGATCCCACCAAATGAGACAGCTCTTTACTATAAGGCGGCTGACTTCTTTATTTCAGCTTCAACGAGTGAGACGCAAGGGTTGACTTATTTAGAGAGTATTGCGAGTGGTACCCCGATCATCGCTCATGGCAATCCTTATCTCGATCATGTGATTGATGACCCTATGTTTGGAAAGCTCTTTTATGAAGAGAGTGATCTGGCACAAGCGATTCTTGAAGCGATTGAGGAGATGCCTCCAATCGATGAGACCAAGTGGGCAGAAAAGATTGATGATATTTCTGCAGCAACCTTTGGCCGTCGGGTCTACGAATTTTACTTGGATAAAATCATCTCTAAAGACTTTTCAAATGATTTGAATCCTGAGCAAAGTCGGGTTAAGCGGATGTCTAAGACCATTGTGAAAATCCCGACCAAGGTGATTGCTCTTCCGGTCAATGGATCTGTGAAGATGATGAAGGCTTCGGTCAAACAAGTGAAGAAAATCCGTAAAATCACGCATTTCTTTGATTGA